The genomic stretch ATCTCCAAATCCGTGGGCACGAATGAGATCAAAAAATTCCTTTTTCATATGTGGGTCATGACGGAAAGAACCACGCACGATTGAGTTCACCATTTTGGTTTCAGGTTCCTTAACTCCGCGCCAAGTCATGCACATATGCTGAGCCTTGATTACAAAGGCTAAACCTTTAGGCTTGATCAGATTTTCGATCGTATCAGCAACCATTATCGCTGCTTCCTCTTGGATATGGGGACGGCTCATTACCCAGTCCACGATCCGATTAAATTTGGAAATGCCAATAACGCGATCGCTAGGGACAATGCCAATCCATGCTTGTCCAACAATAGGGACAAAGTGGTGAGAACATGCCGAACGTACAGTAATTGGTCCAAGGGTATAGATTTCATCTAGTTCCTTAGCATTGGGGAAGTCAGTAACCTTGGGCATGGGGTGATAGCGTCCTTTGAAGACCTCATCCACATACATTTTGGCAACACGTTTTGCAGTTTCTTTGGTGTTGTGATCATTTGCCGTATCAATAATCAAAGAGTCAAAAACACCTTGCAACTTGCCTTCAATTTCTTTTTTTAGCTCTTCTCTCTCAATATCGCTAATGTGATGGGCGATCGAGTCATTAGCAAAATAAGGATCTCCAGCCGCTACGACGCGATCGCGAATAATTTGCGAGATTGCTTTTCTGGTGGGTAGAGGTTCGAGGACTTTTGCGTTTTTTGAATCGTTCTCAGAATTATTGGTGACAGGGCGGGAGATACTGATCGTCATGGTGTGATACTTACTAGATATCCAGTGAATTAACTTAAAACTGAGGAAGCGAAAAAAATACCGAGAAAACAGTAATTAAACATCAAAATTTTGTGTTTGAAGCTAATCGAATCTACCTGCATAAAAAGGTGACTGGTTAGGATTTCAAACTAGAAAATTTAATATATTCTCCCATATTCGCAGATCTGTGGAGGTTATCGCTTCTCTCAATAGATTGAACTTTCTCAATCGTTATTTAACATTCCTACATAATTCTAGACTATTCTTTACTAGCTTGAAGAGTCAAAAGCCAAAAGATGAGATGTGCCACTTTGTTCTATGTCCATTTTTCTGGCTTTTTTCTAGCTTTTGATTGGTACACCATCGCTAGATCTGCAATGTAGTGATAGCTGACACTTTGTATCCTCCATCACTTATCTATTTTAATTATCAATAAAATAGATAAAAAATTAAAATGTCTATAGGTAAATGCTTATGGATATTTCTTAAATGAGCATATTTACTAAAACAACATCAGTTTGACGAAAGTGCAAAATGGGAGAAATCGCTGTGCAGATCTTCCCATTTTGAGCCATTTGCCAATTTTTAGAATTTGAAGAGAGAAGCTCTATAGCAATATAAGTGAAGGCAGTACGAAGTACTGCCTTCACTTATATTGCTATCTCTTACATTGCTATAGTTGCTAGAAAACACCTGCATTGGGCATCAATACGAGGTCATTGATAATTGCATCGGCGGGAAGATTTACTAAGGTCATAATCGATTCTGCGACGGTGGCAGGGCTGAGCATGGCAGCACGATTAAAACTTGGTGGTACTTTATCGCCAAGGGTATCCCATAGTGGTGTATTCACCGATCCAGGGCAAATGGACATAACTTTGATGCCATGGGGCTGTTCTTCAGCGGCAACTGCCTGCGTTAATCCTAGTAAGGCAAATTTACTGGCACAATAGGCTCCCCAATTAGGAAATCCTTGTTTTGCTGCGATTGAGGCGACATTAATGATTGTGCCGCTTTTTTGCGATCGCATGGTGGGCAAGACTGCTTGTAGACATTGGAAGACACTGGTGAGATTCAGGTCAAATAATTTTTGCCACTCATCAAGGGGCATATTGATCAGTTCGCCAATATATGCACTACCTGCATTGTTAATCAAAATATCGACACCACCCAGATCGGTGATGATCGATTGGATTTGCGATGATACTTTGGTGGTGTCACAGAGATCAATGGCAAAGCCTTTAGCATTAGATTCTGGGGGTAATTCACTTAAAATGCGATCAGGATTGCGGCTAACTAAAGCTACCTGTACGCCTTCTTGAATGAGTCGTAGCGACACTTCTTTGCCAATGCCACTACTGGCTCCAGTAACAATCGCTCGCTTACCTGTTAATTTTCCTGCTAATTTAACTGATACTGTATCTGACATGGTTTCACTTGTTTTCCCTTAGTCTATTGCAAAAGTCGATGTCAAAAAAAGTGGGATGGAGCTTTTGGTGGCTATGGACAATCGCTCACGTTATTGGTAGTGCGCTTTTGCCATTGCTGGTTTGGCAAGATCCTTACGATCTGCGATCGCGGATTTTTCTCAATGAAATCTTACAGGGTATTGGGGTTTCCCTTGCTCAGTCCATAGTTCTACGAGATCGCTTTACCAAAGAGGGCTGGTGGTTACCCTTAAGCCTAATTGGGTGGACGATCGGCATAACGCTGATATTTTTTGTACCGCCACTATCAATTCATATCCATTTATCCAACTTTCCCCCGATTACACTGCTGATAATTGATTTTGCAATCATTGGGGCAATTGTGGGTATCTGCCAATGGCAATTGCTAAAGTCATTTCGGGCAGGTGGTTTGTGGCTATTTGCCAGTCCGATCGCTTTGTCGCTCAGCATATTTGGTTTACAGCTAGGCTACATGGCAAAATCATCCGTACTAGCAACAGCTTTACAAGGCGTTATCTATGGGGCAATTACAGGATTAGCCGCCATAAAAGTTTTGCGATCGCCCAAAATATTGCCTAAACCTAGAAAGTAATAAAGCGCGTTTCTCTGCGCCGCACTTTATTACTTTTGATTATTCAGATGCTGCCTCTACAAATCGCAGATCGCGTTTTAAGAAAGTCTTCTCACCTGTATCCGTCTCCACCGTTGCCCGAATTAGACTCGTCCGTACTACCAATAATTTCGCCATGTAATAGGGGCTATCAGCTTCTAGAACCAATACGCGATCGCCAATCTGCAAAGGTCGAATCGTAGGGATAGGCATAGCTCTTTGGCTAGATGAGGTTGAGTCGAGATCATTCTTAGGAGTGTAGTCTAAGGACTCCGAGGATGAAACCCGATCATTAATCAGACTTTCTACATATTGTTTAAGTTTACGTTCTAAAGCCAATTCCAAGACGGCAAAGCGATCCTGCTCATCATCCTGTTCAGGAATACCATCTAAAACATGCTGTAAACCCTGAATCAGCAGCTCTGTTTCAGTTTTGCCAGTTTTTCTGACTTTTTCCAACAAAGCTGTATAGAGTTCGCTAGATAGTTCGAGCGTTAATAAGTGACTATTCGGCTGCATATCAGAGCGTTCCATTGTAGATATTGTTGATAAGATGATGATTGGCTGTGCAACACATGTTATATCCAGTCTAAATCCCAAATCAAAATCAAATCAAAAGGTAACGTAGGAAACTCTATGTCTGTCGAAGTCGGTCAAAAAGCTCCAGATTTTACTTTGCCTAGCGATCGCGGCGACATTACCCTCAGCCGCTATGAAGGCAAAGCTAATGTTGTACTTGCCTTTTATCCGGGGGACTTTTCTCCACTCTGTACTAGTGAGATGCAATGCTTTGCCGATGATTGGACAAAGTTTCGTGAAGCTGGGGCAGAGATTCTTGGTATTAGTACTGACCCCATTGATAAACATATTTCTTTTTCTAAAAAGTTAGGTTTGCAGTTTCCGCTACTCAGCGATCGCAATCAAGAGGTTTGCAAGAAATATGGTGTAGCTGGTTTATTTGGTAGTAAACGAGCCTACTGCATTATTGATATTCATGGCATCGTGCGTTATAAACACATTGAGTTTTTACCAGTTTTCAAACGTGAAGATTCGGAACTCTTAGTCGTATTGAGAAGTCTTAAAGCTTAAGCTGAAGCTCCAGAGCGTAAAGGATTACTCATCTTCAGCTTATAAATCAGTTGGGGATGTTACCTATGAAATCTGTAAAAATTTGCTCTCTAATACTTGCAGAGATCGCCGCTCTAATTACTTTTGTGCCACAATTTACCGCCAGTGCCAGCGCTCAATCCGTTACCGATAAAAGCTGTGTTGCCGATGTCATCGGTGAAGATATTGGTTCACAGGTGAATATTCGCTCTGGCGCAGGTACTATTTTTAGTGTGATTGGCACTGTATCGGTAGGTAATCGCGTGATTGTAGTCAATGATGATCAAGACAAAAGCGGTGTTGTGTCTCCCTTTAAGCGCACCGATAGCCAAGGGGATGTTTGGTATCTCACAACGAGATTGAGACAAAGTCCTTACAAAGGATGGATAAGAGCCGACTTCTTAAAACTAAATTGTCCTTATCCTTAAAAAGACAAAGGGAGCGCTTTGCACTCCCTTTGCTTATGATTGGCGCTGTTTCAAAATAAATTCAGCGATCGCTAAATCTTGAGGGGTCGTAACCTTGAGATTGGTTTCTTCACCCATTACAATTTGCACTGCTAAACCAACCTTCTCAAATAGTGCCGCATCATCAGTAACTTCCCAACCTAAATCAACGGCTGTCAGATGGGCATTTTTGAGTAAATCCACTTGAAAACCCTGAGGAGTTTGGGCTGCCCAGAGATGATCGCGATTGGGCGTATCAACAATGGTTTGACCATCGACAATTTTAATTGTGTCCTTAACTGGCACAGCAGC from Pseudanabaena sp. Chao 1811 encodes the following:
- the folE gene encoding GTP cyclohydrolase I — its product is MTISISRPVTNNSENDSKNAKVLEPLPTRKAISQIIRDRVVAAGDPYFANDSIAHHISDIEREELKKEIEGKLQGVFDSLIIDTANDHNTKETAKRVAKMYVDEVFKGRYHPMPKVTDFPNAKELDEIYTLGPITVRSACSHHFVPIVGQAWIGIVPSDRVIGISKFNRIVDWVMSRPHIQEEAAIMVADTIENLIKPKGLAFVIKAQHMCMTWRGVKEPETKMVNSIVRGSFRHDPHMKKEFFDLIRAHGFGD
- a CDS encoding SDR family oxidoreductase; translation: MSDTVSVKLAGKLTGKRAIVTGASSGIGKEVSLRLIQEGVQVALVSRNPDRILSELPPESNAKGFAIDLCDTTKVSSQIQSIITDLGGVDILINNAGSAYIGELINMPLDEWQKLFDLNLTSVFQCLQAVLPTMRSQKSGTIINVASIAAKQGFPNWGAYCASKFALLGLTQAVAAEEQPHGIKVMSICPGSVNTPLWDTLGDKVPPSFNRAAMLSPATVAESIMTLVNLPADAIINDLVLMPNAGVF
- a CDS encoding peroxiredoxin yields the protein MSVEVGQKAPDFTLPSDRGDITLSRYEGKANVVLAFYPGDFSPLCTSEMQCFADDWTKFREAGAEILGISTDPIDKHISFSKKLGLQFPLLSDRNQEVCKKYGVAGLFGSKRAYCIIDIHGIVRYKHIEFLPVFKREDSELLVVLRSLKA
- a CDS encoding SH3 domain-containing protein, yielding MKSVKICSLILAEIAALITFVPQFTASASAQSVTDKSCVADVIGEDIGSQVNIRSGAGTIFSVIGTVSVGNRVIVVNDDQDKSGVVSPFKRTDSQGDVWYLTTRLRQSPYKGWIRADFLKLNCPYP